Sequence from the Sphingomonas suaedae genome:
CTGATGAACGCCCCGAGCCACTTTCCCTCGATGGAGGCGATCGCCGAGCAGCTGGGGCTGCAGGAGCGGACGCTACGCCGTCGACTCGCGGCCGAGGACTCCAGCTATGGCGCGATCGTCGACGATGTCCGCCGCAAGCTGGCGATCGAATATCTCCAGACGACACGGATGAGCGTGGACGATGTCGCCTGGAAGGTAGGCTTCAGCGACAGCGCGAACCTGCGCCGCGCGGTCCGGCGCTGGACCGGCAAGACGATCAGCGAGATTCGGGCCCGCAAATAGGAAGGCGCGCGGAAGCGTACCATTCCGATCTCATGCAGCTGCGCGAGGCCGCGCCCGTCAAAGGCGGCGTGCCTCTCCTTCCGATGCCCTTTATGGCGATACGGGTAGCGGCACGCGGCATTGCAGGGGCGCTATGGCTTCGGACGGTTCGCGAATATCAGTTCGTTTCTGCGTAGCGCGAACCGCCATTGGCCATCGTCGCCTCGCACGAAAACTTCCGTATATTCGCCGACAGAGCCGGGTTGGGCGGGGAATGGCGGTCCGTTCCCGTCGCCGCGATAATAGGTGATCAGGCGCGTTCCCACGGCGCGATCGGGGGCTTCGAAGACCAGATGAAGATTGGTCGAGACATGCCGCGTCGTTCGTGGATCACGCGCGCGGCGCGCATAATAGTCACCGATCGACCGGCGGCCAACGAGGCGCAGGCCCTGTTGCGGGTTTTCAAACACCGCATCGGGCGTGAACAGCCTTGCGACTTCGTCCGCACGGCCATGGTCCAGCAGATACGAAAATTCGATGGCCAGTTTTGCGATCGCGAGCCGGTCTGCAGCCTCCTCCGCTAGGAGGGATCGTGCCGACATGCCTTCGTCGTTCAGCGCGCAGCCAGCGCACAAGGTAGCGAGCAAAACGAGAAGCGACCTGCGCACGACATCGCTCTTCATCATTGGCACCCTCTCGCGCGTGAGAAAAAAAGGAGCGCCCCGAAGGGCGCCCGAGGGGAGCTGGTTGTGCGTTTACATGCGTATTCGCACGCCGACGGTGTAACGCCGACCGATCTTGTCGTAATATTGCCCGTTTACCGGAGCGTTCAGGACGAAATAGGGTGTCGGGCGCGGATCCTGGTCAAACAGGTTATTCACTGCCCAGAAGAGTTCGTAGTTCTTTTCCTCTCCTGAGAAGAACTTGCCCGTCAGGTTGAAATACCATGTCGATGGCACGCGATTGTCGTTGATCGTCGGTCCACCGGGAATATTGTAGGTCTTGTCCTGCACCCCCGCGCTGATGAACATCGTCTGCAGCGAGACTTCCCATAGATCATTGCCGAGCGTCTGGCTCAGATCGGCGCGAAATTTCGGGATCGCGCCAAGCGTGGACGCATTCATCGCCCCGGAATGATCGAATGGGACGGAACCCACCGTCCCGGGATCGACGACCGAACGGAGCACATAGGTTCCGCTCGCCCCGACACTGTACCTGCCGCTTTCGCCGAGAAAGCCGACGCGGCTGTCGTAATTCAACGTCCCGTCAATCCCCTCCTGGGTGAAGGAGCCGAGATTGAGCGTTCCGGCGAGCATGGCGGTGTGGATGCGCTCCCCGGGCGCGGCGGGGTCGGGTCCATAGGTGAAGGCGTTGCAAAAGGCCTGGTCGCCCGCGCTGCACAGCTGGGCGATCTGCGCGCTGGTGGGGTTGGAGATCGCATCCGTGATGCGGATATTGTAATAATCGATGGACACCCCCAGCCCGCGCAGCGCCCCGGTGCCCCGATACGCAACGCCGGCCGTCCAGGTATCGCCGAGTTCCGGTTTGACGTTGATGTTCCCGGCGGTCGCATTCTGCGGAATATTTGCGGTCTTGCTCTTGCCGTCGACGATCAGCGTGATCGGATTGGTCAGAACGTTGCCGGGGCTATACAGCTCGTTGAGA
This genomic interval carries:
- a CDS encoding nuclear transport factor 2 family protein; this translates as MMKSDVVRRSLLVLLATLCAGCALNDEGMSARSLLAEEAADRLAIAKLAIEFSYLLDHGRADEVARLFTPDAVFENPQQGLRLVGRRSIGDYYARRARDPRTTRHVSTNLHLVFEAPDRAVGTRLITYYRGDGNGPPFPAQPGSVGEYTEVFVRGDDGQWRFALRRNELIFANRPKP